One uncultured Tolumonas sp. genomic window carries:
- the secA gene encoding preprotein translocase subunit SecA, which produces MITKLFTKIIGSRNDRTVKALKKIVKQINELEPQFASLADVDLQAKTAEFRQRLQQGEELESLLPEAFATVREASKRVFNMRHFDVQLMGGMVLNNNQIAEMKTGEGKTLTATLPAYLNALTGRGVHIVTVNDYLARRDAEWSRPLFAFLGMTVGCNLPGMSHEEKQEGYACDITYGTNNEFGFDYLRDNMAFAAEQRVQRPLYYALVDEVDSVLIDEARTPLIISGAAEDSSELYIKINTLVPLLQKQDKEDSEEYQGNGHYTVDEKARQAYLTENGQIFVEEWLKQQGLMTAEDSLFSVANITLLHHVNAALRANTLFERDVDYIVKDDEVVIVDEHTGRTMAGRRWSEGLHQAIEAKEGVKIRNENQTLASITFQNYFRLYEKLAGMTGTADTEAYEFQQIYGLETVVLPTNRPMIRDDMGDLVYLTEQEKYAAIIEDIKIRVAEQRPVLVGTISIENSELLSNILTKEGIEHKVLNAKFHAQEAQIIAQAGRPSAVTIATNMAGRGTDIVLGGSWQAEIDELENPTAEQITAIKNAWQQRHDAVIAAGGLHIIGTERHESRRIDNQLRGRSGRQGDPGSSRFYLSMEDSLMRIFASDRVSGMMKKLGMEHGEAIEHPWVSKAIENAQRKVEGRNFDIRKNLLEFDDVANDQRKVVYEQRNELLESADISGTIHMIKADVINRMIDQYIAPHSLDESWDIAGLELRLRADFAIDLPIAQWIKDDDKLYEEKIRERIIDEIEASYARKEELAGHEVLRQFEKSVMLQTLDNLWKEHLAAMDHLRQGIHLRGYAQKNPKQEYKREAFELFTQMLENLKQQVVSIVCRVQVQEPDVDAIEEQRRQSEATQVRTYSHEETNALAEDDAGSEQDPSAEPFVRDSVKVGRNDPCPCGSGKKYKHCHGKLD; this is translated from the coding sequence ATGATCACCAAACTATTTACCAAGATCATTGGTAGTCGTAATGACCGCACAGTAAAAGCACTAAAAAAAATAGTTAAACAAATCAATGAACTGGAGCCTCAATTCGCTTCTCTGGCTGATGTTGATTTACAAGCAAAAACCGCAGAATTCCGTCAGCGATTGCAGCAGGGTGAAGAGCTAGAGTCTTTATTACCCGAAGCTTTTGCTACCGTGCGTGAAGCATCTAAACGTGTGTTCAACATGCGTCATTTTGATGTGCAGTTGATGGGCGGCATGGTGCTGAATAATAACCAAATCGCGGAAATGAAAACAGGTGAAGGTAAAACACTCACCGCAACTTTACCGGCTTACTTAAATGCATTGACCGGCCGTGGTGTGCATATTGTCACAGTAAACGATTATCTGGCCCGCCGTGATGCGGAATGGAGCCGTCCATTGTTTGCTTTCCTCGGTATGACGGTCGGTTGTAATTTACCGGGTATGAGTCATGAAGAGAAACAAGAAGGTTATGCTTGTGACATTACCTACGGTACCAATAATGAATTTGGTTTCGACTATCTGCGCGACAATATGGCTTTTGCTGCAGAGCAGCGCGTTCAGCGTCCGCTTTATTATGCGCTAGTGGATGAAGTTGACTCCGTATTGATTGATGAAGCCCGTACGCCATTGATTATCTCTGGTGCGGCAGAAGACAGCTCTGAACTTTATATTAAAATCAATACATTGGTTCCATTGTTACAGAAACAAGATAAAGAAGACTCTGAAGAATATCAGGGTAATGGCCATTACACCGTGGATGAAAAAGCCCGTCAGGCTTATTTGACCGAGAATGGACAAATTTTTGTTGAAGAATGGCTGAAACAACAAGGTCTAATGACAGCCGAAGATTCTTTATTCTCAGTTGCTAACATTACTCTGTTACATCATGTGAACGCGGCATTACGTGCTAACACCTTGTTTGAACGCGATGTTGATTACATCGTTAAAGATGATGAAGTCGTTATCGTTGACGAACATACCGGCCGTACTATGGCTGGTCGCCGCTGGTCAGAAGGTTTGCATCAAGCCATCGAAGCCAAAGAAGGCGTAAAAATTCGCAATGAAAACCAGACGCTTGCCTCGATTACTTTCCAGAACTATTTCCGTTTATATGAAAAACTGGCCGGTATGACCGGGACTGCGGATACTGAAGCTTATGAGTTCCAACAGATTTATGGCTTGGAAACAGTGGTATTGCCGACCAATCGTCCAATGATCCGTGATGATATGGGCGATTTAGTTTATCTCACCGAACAAGAAAAATACGCCGCTATCATTGAAGATATTAAAATCCGTGTGGCAGAACAGCGTCCAGTTCTTGTTGGTACGATCTCGATTGAAAACTCAGAACTGTTGTCTAATATCCTGACGAAAGAAGGGATTGAGCATAAAGTACTGAATGCTAAGTTCCATGCACAAGAAGCGCAAATTATTGCTCAGGCTGGTCGTCCAAGTGCAGTAACCATTGCTACCAATATGGCCGGTCGTGGTACCGACATCGTATTGGGTGGTAGCTGGCAAGCCGAGATCGATGAATTAGAGAATCCAACAGCAGAACAGATCACTGCTATTAAAAATGCATGGCAGCAACGTCATGATGCAGTTATTGCAGCAGGTGGTTTACACATTATTGGTACCGAGCGTCACGAATCTCGCCGTATCGATAACCAGCTGCGTGGCCGTTCCGGTCGTCAAGGTGATCCTGGGTCTTCACGTTTCTATCTGTCGATGGAAGACAGTTTGATGCGTATCTTCGCTTCTGATCGTGTCAGTGGCATGATGAAAAAATTGGGGATGGAACATGGCGAAGCCATTGAACATCCTTGGGTGAGCAAAGCAATCGAAAATGCACAGCGTAAAGTTGAAGGTCGTAACTTTGACATTCGTAAAAATCTGCTTGAATTTGATGATGTTGCCAATGATCAACGTAAAGTGGTTTATGAACAGCGTAATGAATTATTAGAAAGTGCTGATATTTCAGGCACTATTCATATGATCAAAGCGGATGTCATCAACCGTATGATTGATCAGTACATTGCGCCACATTCACTGGATGAGAGTTGGGATATTGCTGGCTTAGAACTGCGTTTACGTGCTGATTTTGCTATCGATCTCCCGATTGCTCAGTGGATCAAAGATGATGATAAGTTATACGAAGAAAAAATTCGTGAACGTATTATTGACGAAATTGAAGCCAGTTATGCACGTAAAGAAGAGCTGGCAGGCCATGAAGTACTGCGTCAATTTGAAAAATCAGTGATGTTACAAACGTTGGATAATCTGTGGAAAGAACATTTGGCTGCTATGGATCATCTGCGTCAGGGTATTCATCTGCGTGGTTATGCGCAAAAAAATCCGAAACAGGAATACAAACGCGAGGCTTTTGAATTATTTACTCAAATGCTGGAAAACCTGAAACAACAGGTTGTGAGTATTGTGTGCCGAGTTCAGGTACAAGAGCCGGATGTTGATGCGATTGAAGAGCAACGTCGTCAATCAGAAGCAACTCAAGTACGTACTTACAGCCATGAAGAAACCAATGCACTTGCTGAAGATGATGCAGGATCAGAACAAGATCCAAGTGCCGAACCGTTTGTGCGTGATAGCGTAAAAGTGGGACGAAATGATCCGTGCCCTTGCGGTTCCGGTAAAAAATACAAACATTGTCATGGCAAGTTAGACTGA
- the mutT gene encoding 8-oxo-dGTP diphosphatase MutT codes for MKPVWVAVGVIYDPKQGYFICRRATHQHQGGKWEFPGGKVELEETVQQALQRELQEEIGINVTTAEPLLVIEHNYSDKSVKLDVWLVTEFTGKAQSLEGLENRWVQFNELSQLDFPDANRPIIAVLSKRTEGLI; via the coding sequence ATGAAACCAGTATGGGTCGCAGTGGGTGTTATTTATGATCCCAAACAAGGATATTTTATTTGTCGCCGTGCAACGCATCAGCATCAGGGTGGGAAATGGGAATTTCCAGGTGGAAAAGTTGAATTAGAAGAGACTGTTCAACAAGCATTACAGAGAGAATTACAGGAAGAAATCGGTATTAATGTTACCACTGCAGAGCCTTTATTAGTCATCGAACATAATTACAGCGATAAATCGGTAAAACTAGATGTGTGGTTAGTTACTGAATTTACAGGTAAAGCCCAAAGTTTAGAGGGATTGGAAAATCGTTGGGTACAGTTCAATGAACTAAGCCAACTCGATTTCCCCGATGCAAACAGACCGATCATTGCTGTTTTATCTAAACGAACAGAAGGGCTTATTTAG
- the yacG gene encoding DNA gyrase inhibitor YacG: MILEVKCPTCSKLVSWIPENSYRPFCSERCRLIDLGEWFSEERRIADEDESTSKIASLQLSPEDLELLDQD; the protein is encoded by the coding sequence ATGATCTTGGAAGTTAAATGCCCGACTTGCAGTAAATTGGTTAGTTGGATCCCTGAAAATAGCTATCGACCATTCTGCAGCGAACGTTGCCGTCTAATTGATCTTGGGGAATGGTTTAGTGAAGAACGTCGCATTGCCGATGAAGATGAATCAACCTCGAAAATAGCCTCACTGCAATTATCGCCTGAAGATCTGGAGTTATTAGATCAAGACTAA
- the coaE gene encoding dephospho-CoA kinase (Dephospho-CoA kinase (CoaE) performs the final step in coenzyme A biosynthesis.): protein MFIVGLTGGIGSGKSTVAQHFFKLGVPCIDADQTAREVVQPGELALKAISDHFGESILLTDGSLDRRQLRDKVFADEQARQWLNNLLHPLIRERMLQQCQETIGPYCILMIPLLFENNLQSLVQRTLVIDVDEATQIRRTMQRDNTTEAQVQAIISSQYPRQKRLTLADDILFNGDNVTYEQRQNTINKLHQTYLSLARQH from the coding sequence ATGTTTATTGTCGGTCTGACTGGCGGTATTGGCTCTGGAAAATCAACGGTGGCTCAGCATTTTTTCAAGCTTGGTGTACCATGTATTGATGCTGACCAAACAGCCCGAGAAGTCGTACAGCCTGGAGAATTGGCTTTAAAAGCAATATCCGATCATTTTGGTGAATCAATATTACTCACCGATGGGTCGTTAGATCGTCGCCAGTTACGAGATAAAGTGTTTGCCGATGAACAAGCACGACAATGGCTTAATAACCTACTGCATCCATTAATTCGAGAGCGCATGCTACAGCAATGCCAAGAGACCATCGGCCCTTATTGCATACTGATGATACCGCTGCTGTTTGAAAATAATCTGCAGTCATTGGTACAACGAACATTGGTGATCGATGTTGATGAAGCAACACAAATCCGACGAACTATGCAGCGAGATAACACGACAGAAGCACAAGTTCAGGCAATCATATCCTCTCAATATCCACGTCAAAAACGGTTAACTCTCGCAGATGACATCCTATTTAATGGTGATAACGTAACATACGAACAACGTCAAAATACGATCAATAAGCTACATCAAACTTATCTCTCGCTAGCACGTCAGCATTAA
- a CDS encoding A24 family peptidase: protein MDLIFMLYSQYHWLYFFLLGLFSLLVGSFLNVLIHRLPIMLERSWQQEYQDYFSSNDSSTVSSECYNLFLPRSSCPHCGHKITALENIPLFSWLFLKGRCSSCHQPISARYPLVELLCALASVAVALYYPPSWALAGALLLTWILLALTFIDLDKLLLPDQLTLPLLWIGLLLNLSQQFVPLADAVIGAIAGYMVLWSLYWAFKLLTGKEGMGYGDFKLLAALGAWLGWQSLPLILILSSCVGAVLGITLIVMKQQQQGKPMPFGPYLAIAGWIALLWGNQITNWYLGLIS from the coding sequence ATGGATCTCATTTTTATGCTTTATAGCCAGTATCACTGGCTATATTTTTTCCTGTTAGGCTTATTCTCTCTGCTGGTTGGTAGCTTTTTAAACGTTCTGATTCACCGATTGCCTATTATGCTGGAACGCAGTTGGCAGCAGGAGTATCAAGACTATTTTTCTAGTAATGACAGTAGTACAGTTTCGTCAGAATGCTATAACCTGTTCTTGCCTCGTTCATCTTGCCCACATTGCGGGCATAAAATTACTGCCTTAGAAAATATCCCACTATTCAGTTGGTTATTCCTAAAAGGCCGCTGCAGTTCATGCCATCAACCTATCAGTGCCCGTTATCCATTGGTTGAGTTATTGTGTGCATTAGCGTCCGTTGCTGTTGCTTTGTATTACCCACCAAGTTGGGCTTTAGCCGGAGCATTACTGCTAACCTGGATATTGTTAGCATTAACCTTTATCGATCTTGATAAATTATTATTACCCGATCAATTAACCTTGCCTTTGCTTTGGATCGGTTTACTACTGAATCTGTCACAACAGTTCGTTCCATTGGCTGATGCTGTAATTGGCGCTATTGCTGGTTATATGGTGCTCTGGTCTCTTTACTGGGCCTTCAAACTACTTACCGGTAAAGAAGGCATGGGGTACGGTGATTTCAAATTACTTGCCGCATTAGGTGCTTGGTTAGGTTGGCAGTCGCTCCCGTTAATATTGATCTTATCATCCTGCGTTGGCGCAGTGCTGGGCATTACATTAATAGTGATGAAACAGCAACAGCAAGGAAAGCCGATGCCCTTTGGCCCTTACCTCGCGATTGCTGGCTGGATCGCATTACTCTGGGGTAACCAGATAACCAACTGGTATCTCGGGTTGATCAGCTGA
- a CDS encoding type II secretion system F family protein: MAVTQQRTAANAANKPKVTLVFTWSGVNRRGQPISGEMKAETLSQAKADLIRQGIVVKKIRRKSESFLAQYGQSIKPMDIAVLTRQISTMLTAGVPLVQTLQLLAGSHEKKPMREMLANICTEIEAGIPPSKALRQYPRYFDDLYCDLVSSGEQSGALDAIFDRIAIYKEKAEALKSKIKKALFYPATVIIVALVVTAILLLYVVPEFDKIFKSFGAELPAFTRMVINLSNIVQHYWYFLAGVLIALIFVYIHSYRRMESVRDGTDKFILRLPIVGNILQKAALARYARTLSTTFAAGLPLIDGLVAAAGSSGNAVYRKAILSVRNEVMSGMQMNVAMRTTEVFPEMVIQMIMIGEESGSLDDMLSKVAGIYEQQVDDAVDALSSMIEPLIMVVLGILVGGLVIAMYLPIFKLGSVIH; this comes from the coding sequence ATGGCCGTGACTCAACAACGTACCGCAGCCAACGCGGCAAATAAGCCCAAAGTGACATTGGTATTTACTTGGTCCGGTGTTAATCGTCGTGGACAGCCCATTTCTGGGGAAATGAAAGCTGAAACGTTGTCGCAGGCTAAAGCTGATTTAATCCGACAAGGAATTGTAGTAAAGAAAATTCGTCGTAAATCTGAATCATTTCTGGCGCAATACGGCCAATCTATCAAGCCAATGGATATTGCGGTATTAACCCGCCAAATATCGACCATGCTAACCGCAGGTGTGCCACTAGTTCAAACCTTGCAATTACTCGCTGGCAGCCATGAAAAGAAACCAATGCGCGAAATGCTGGCCAATATATGCACTGAGATAGAAGCAGGCATCCCACCGTCGAAAGCATTACGCCAATACCCGCGATATTTTGACGATCTATATTGTGATTTAGTCTCTTCCGGTGAACAATCAGGTGCACTTGATGCTATTTTCGATCGCATTGCTATCTATAAAGAAAAAGCCGAAGCACTAAAATCAAAAATCAAAAAAGCACTGTTTTATCCAGCAACCGTTATTATTGTGGCATTAGTAGTTACAGCAATTCTGCTTTTATATGTCGTACCAGAATTTGATAAGATTTTTAAAAGCTTTGGTGCAGAACTACCCGCTTTTACCCGTATGGTTATCAATTTATCGAATATAGTTCAACACTATTGGTATTTTCTAGCTGGAGTCTTGATTGCGCTGATTTTTGTTTATATTCATTCATATCGTCGGATGGAATCAGTACGTGATGGCACTGATAAATTTATTCTACGTTTACCTATCGTGGGTAATATTTTACAAAAAGCAGCGTTAGCCCGTTATGCTCGTACTTTATCGACCACATTTGCAGCTGGCCTGCCATTGATTGATGGTTTAGTAGCTGCTGCAGGCTCATCGGGTAATGCAGTCTACCGTAAGGCGATCCTATCTGTGCGTAATGAAGTGATGTCCGGCATGCAAATGAACGTCGCGATGCGCACGACTGAAGTCTTCCCTGAAATGGTCATTCAAATGATCATGATTGGTGAGGAATCAGGCTCACTGGATGATATGTTGTCGAAAGTGGCCGGCATTTATGAACAACAAGTAGATGATGCAGTAGATGCCTTATCCAGTATGATTGAACCATTGATCATGGTTGTGTTGGGTATTTTAGTCGGCGGATTGGTTATCGCCATGTACTTGCCTATATTCAAACTCGGCAGCGTTATTCATTAA
- the pilB gene encoding type IV-A pilus assembly ATPase PilB, producing MNVPANGLLVSLIRAGIIQDHQTSQLQDKARSEKKTLVTYLIDNDIISSTQLAELCEQEYGIPLLDLDAFELTEIPQKYLNIKLIEKHHALPIYTQGNTLFIAVSDPTNVTALEDFGFTFSLHTEALLVDERKLQSAINRLLEPTEDEFSKSMGDDAIGDIEVSDVDDARLQETAETNSEDDAPIVKYINKVLLDAVRKGASDLHFEPYEKKYRIRFRIDGILYEVATPPVNLANRFSARLKVMARLDIAERRLPQDGRIKLKLAKNRSIDLRVSTLPTMWGEKVVLRILDSSAASLNIEMLGFDDKQKKLYLDTLAKPQGMILVTGPTGSGKTVSLYTGLNILNTSELNISTAEDPIEINLTGINQVQINPKAGLTFAGALRSFLRQDPDVVMVGEIRDLETAEIAIKAAQTGHLVLSTLHTNSSAETLTRLLNMGVPAFNVASSVTLIMAQRLARRLCPHCKQPHHIPDNELLEMGYTHDEVAAGITLYKPIGCSECSNGYKGRVGIYEMMPMSENIANLIMEGGNSLQIAQMAIKEGMMTLYRSGLEKARIGVTSLAEVNRVTCV from the coding sequence GTGAATGTACCGGCCAATGGTTTGTTAGTCAGTCTTATCCGTGCTGGCATCATTCAAGATCACCAAACCTCTCAACTGCAAGATAAAGCCCGCAGCGAAAAGAAAACACTGGTTACCTACCTGATCGATAATGACATTATCAGCAGCACCCAGTTAGCCGAACTGTGCGAACAGGAATATGGCATACCACTGCTCGATCTTGATGCCTTTGAATTAACCGAGATCCCACAGAAATATCTCAATATCAAACTGATTGAAAAACACCATGCGTTACCGATTTACACCCAAGGTAATACGCTATTTATCGCCGTTTCTGACCCTACCAATGTCACTGCATTAGAAGACTTCGGTTTCACCTTCAGTTTACACACCGAAGCACTGCTGGTTGATGAACGCAAATTACAATCGGCCATCAATCGACTGCTTGAACCAACCGAAGATGAATTTTCTAAATCGATGGGTGATGATGCAATCGGTGATATTGAAGTAAGTGATGTTGATGATGCCCGCCTTCAGGAAACTGCCGAAACTAACAGTGAAGACGATGCACCCATCGTAAAATATATTAATAAAGTGTTGCTTGATGCGGTTCGCAAAGGCGCATCTGACCTGCACTTTGAACCGTATGAGAAAAAATACCGTATCCGCTTTCGTATCGACGGTATTTTATATGAAGTTGCCACCCCCCCCGTCAATCTGGCTAACCGGTTTTCAGCACGCTTAAAGGTAATGGCGCGTTTGGATATTGCTGAGCGTCGTTTACCACAAGATGGCCGCATTAAGTTAAAACTAGCCAAAAACCGTTCAATAGATCTGCGTGTCAGTACTTTGCCCACCATGTGGGGCGAAAAAGTCGTGCTGCGTATTCTCGATTCATCGGCCGCCAGCCTTAATATTGAAATGCTGGGTTTTGATGATAAACAGAAAAAACTCTATCTCGATACACTTGCCAAGCCTCAGGGCATGATTTTGGTCACCGGCCCAACCGGTTCGGGTAAAACCGTGTCACTGTATACTGGCTTAAATATTCTTAATACCTCTGAATTAAACATCTCTACCGCAGAAGATCCAATTGAAATCAACCTAACCGGTATCAATCAGGTACAGATCAATCCGAAAGCCGGTCTGACTTTTGCTGGTGCGCTGCGCTCATTCTTGCGTCAAGATCCTGATGTGGTGATGGTTGGTGAAATCCGCGATCTAGAAACCGCTGAAATTGCAATTAAAGCCGCGCAGACAGGTCACTTAGTGTTATCAACGCTACATACTAACTCATCAGCTGAAACATTGACCCGTTTGCTGAATATGGGCGTACCCGCGTTTAACGTTGCCTCTTCGGTTACTTTAATTATGGCCCAACGACTCGCTCGCCGTCTTTGCCCTCATTGTAAACAGCCACACCATATACCTGATAATGAGTTATTAGAGATGGGCTATACTCATGATGAGGTCGCTGCAGGTATTACATTATATAAACCAATAGGATGCAGTGAATGCTCCAACGGTTATAAAGGGCGTGTGGGTATCTATGAAATGATGCCGATGTCTGAAAATATTGCTAATCTCATCATGGAAGGTGGTAATTCATTACAAATAGCTCAAATGGCTATTAAAGAAGGCATGATGACACTCTATCGTTCAGGGCTTGAGAAAGCGCGTATCGGTGTTACCAGTCTGGCTGAAGTCAACCGGGTAACTTGCGTCTAA
- a CDS encoding prepilin-type N-terminal cleavage/methylation domain-containing protein has protein sequence MKKQSGFTLIELMIVVAIVAILAAVAMPAYQTYTAKARFSEVVNSVNPIKAQVELCYLNTQAFTACDLGASGEGWSFKAAAADYAAGHVASISVTDGKILVTADTTGGLNGQTYSIEPTATNGSVVWALSATAANITCRAQDIC, from the coding sequence ATGAAAAAACAATCCGGTTTTACCCTTATTGAATTAATGATCGTAGTAGCGATCGTAGCAATTTTGGCTGCAGTTGCCATGCCTGCGTATCAAACATATACTGCAAAAGCAAGATTCTCTGAAGTTGTAAATTCAGTAAATCCAATTAAAGCTCAAGTAGAACTATGCTATTTGAATACACAAGCGTTTACAGCATGCGATTTAGGTGCCAGTGGTGAAGGTTGGTCCTTTAAAGCCGCAGCGGCCGACTATGCCGCAGGTCATGTCGCATCAATCAGTGTCACAGATGGCAAGATTCTAGTAACTGCGGATACAACTGGTGGCTTAAATGGTCAAACGTACTCTATCGAACCTACAGCAACTAATGGTTCTGTTGTTTGGGCTTTAAGTGCTACTGCTGCCAATATTACCTGTAGAGCTCAAGATATTTGTTAA
- the purD gene encoding phosphoribosylamine--glycine ligase, giving the protein MNILIIGNGGREHALAWKAAQSPLADKVFVAPGNTGSAREAKVENVNISATDVPALLAFAKEQNIGLTIVGPEAPLVIGVVDAFRAEGLKIFGPTQAAAQLEGSKAFTKDFLARHNIPSAAYQNFTEIEPALAYLRQQGAPIVVKADGLAAGKGVIVAMTLEEAEDAVRDMLSGNAFGDAGSRVVIEEFLDGEEASFIVMVDGKNVLPMATSQDHKRIGNGDTGPNTGGMGAYSPAPVVTQEVHDRVMQQVIWPTVQGMAAEGNPYTGFLYAGLMIDQQGNPKVIEFNCRFGDPETQPIMLRMRSDLVELCLAACAEQLDQKTADYDPRPAVGVVLAAAGYPAEVQKGDVIEGLSTNESDAAKVFHAGTAEQDGNVITAGGRVLCATALGQTVAEAQKNAYALAATIHWDGIYYRKDIAWRAIAREQK; this is encoded by the coding sequence ATGAATATCTTAATTATCGGTAATGGCGGTCGTGAACATGCACTTGCATGGAAAGCCGCACAATCACCTCTGGCCGACAAAGTGTTTGTCGCACCCGGTAACACCGGTTCAGCCCGTGAAGCCAAAGTTGAAAATGTGAATATCAGCGCCACTGACGTTCCGGCATTATTAGCTTTTGCCAAAGAACAAAACATCGGCCTGACCATTGTCGGCCCGGAAGCGCCGCTGGTGATTGGTGTTGTTGACGCTTTCCGCGCTGAAGGCTTAAAAATTTTTGGCCCAACGCAAGCAGCAGCTCAGTTAGAAGGCTCAAAAGCATTCACTAAAGATTTCTTAGCACGCCATAACATTCCGTCTGCTGCTTACCAAAATTTTACTGAAATCGAACCAGCGTTGGCTTATTTACGCCAGCAAGGCGCACCGATTGTGGTAAAAGCTGACGGTTTAGCCGCCGGTAAAGGCGTGATCGTTGCCATGACACTCGAAGAAGCCGAAGACGCCGTGCGCGATATGCTGTCTGGTAATGCCTTTGGTGATGCTGGCAGCCGTGTCGTCATCGAAGAATTCCTTGATGGCGAAGAAGCCTCGTTCATCGTCATGGTCGATGGCAAAAACGTGTTACCAATGGCCACCAGCCAAGATCATAAACGTATTGGTAATGGCGACACTGGCCCCAACACGGGCGGCATGGGAGCATACTCACCAGCCCCAGTCGTTACACAAGAAGTACATGATCGTGTCATGCAGCAAGTGATTTGGCCAACCGTGCAAGGCATGGCCGCAGAAGGTAACCCTTATACTGGTTTCCTGTATGCTGGTTTGATGATCGACCAACAAGGCAACCCAAAGGTAATCGAATTTAACTGCCGTTTCGGTGACCCCGAAACTCAACCGATCATGCTGCGGATGCGCTCTGATTTGGTGGAATTGTGTCTGGCTGCATGTGCTGAACAGTTAGATCAGAAAACCGCTGATTATGACCCTCGCCCAGCGGTAGGTGTTGTTTTAGCCGCAGCCGGTTATCCAGCAGAAGTGCAAAAAGGTGATGTTATCGAAGGCTTGTCGACGAATGAATCAGATGCCGCCAAAGTTTTCCATGCCGGCACCGCCGAGCAAGATGGTAATGTAATTACCGCTGGCGGGCGTGTGTTATGTGCCACTGCGTTAGGTCAAACTGTCGCAGAAGCACAGAAAAATGCCTATGCGCTTGCAGCCACCATCCATTGGGACGGTATCTACTATCGCAAAGACATCGCCTGGCGTGCTATCGCCCGCGAACAGAAATAA